From Erigeron canadensis isolate Cc75 chromosome 8, C_canadensis_v1, whole genome shotgun sequence, one genomic window encodes:
- the LOC122610253 gene encoding serine/threonine-protein phosphatase 7 long form homolog: MANINVTCIPRNPELLWLQAPQNQHISYNLFTHGVENPLKSRRCDSGLTNHIKSLPNERINENVFQHIRNASFEGVFKAGIHQIDHQLIVALVERWRPETHTFHFPIGEATVTLQDVQVLWGLPIDGPVVSGTWAVMDSDQWIVMCQDYLGFIPEEVEELNQGRIKISTLVEHLKDRLDDDDDAYQQRARIYILAMIAGQLFVDSSQYDVSLNYLESIDDLSIEGRLSWGSAVLACLYRNLCKATLPGTKGIQGPLLLLQLWAWERMPHIAPRIVHGRLPPYQNQHCYAARW; this comes from the exons ATGGCAAACATAAATGTAACATGCATCCCAAGAAATCCTGAATTATTATGGTTACAAGCACCACAAAACCAACACATATCGTACAATTTATTCACTCACGGGGTTGAGAACCCCTTAAAATCAAGAAGATGTGATTCGGGTTTAACTAATCATATCAAATCTCTTCCAAATGAACGTATCAATGAGAATGTATTCCAACACATAAGAAATGCCAGTTTTGAAGGTGTATTCAAAGCAGGGATTCACCAAATTGATCATCAACTTATTGTAGCACTGGTTGAGAGATGGCGTCCAGAGACGCATACCTTCCACTTTCCTATCGGAGAAGCTACTGTCACATTACAGGATGTGCAGGTTCTATGGGGTTTACCGATAGATGGACCAGTTGTGTCTGGCACGTGGGCTGTTATGGATTCTGATCAATGGATTGTCATGTGTCAAGATTATTTGGGATTTATACCAGAGGAGGTTGAAGAGTTGAATCAAGGTAGAATTAAGATTTCTACTTTAGTTGAACATTTGAAAGACAgattagatgatgatgatgatgcataTCAACAAAGAGCTAGAATATACATTCTAGCTATGATTGCTGGTCAATTGTTTGTTGATTCAAGCCAGTATGATGTGTCTTTAAACTATTTGGAGAGTATAGACGACCTTAGTATAGAAGGTCGATTGAGTTGGGGCAGTGCTGTACTTGCTTGTTTGTATCGAAATTTGTGTAAAGCAACTCTACCTGGAACAAAGGGTATTCAAGGTCCTTTGTTGTTGTTGCAGTTATGGGCATGGGAAAGAATGCCACACATCGCCCCACGCATTGTCCATGGACGCTTGCCACCATATCAAAACCAGCACTGTTACGCAGCAAG ATGGTAA